A window from Gemmatimonadaceae bacterium encodes these proteins:
- a CDS encoding MASE1 domain-containing protein, which yields MSDDRTTPQVRSLLLANLLTFLASVTGVAYGLFIARPEDNVVAIAWPASAVAFTVIALYGWRLFPGVAAGTFVAAILDKQPLVGALALMLPTAIEVAIARALIRPSRIDLQFRSSGDSIRLALIAALGSMGGAACGVLILFVLGELPRDGMLRAFGSWSLGDAIGILAFGPPLLLWLQNRDPIARPRRLEFAAMIAGTLFLSGFVLFSYELGTSSRVVAMWIALFPMLLWMSVRAELRVAAVLVAVLTIAATLGVWHGTGALASPSGAVRVVDVQAFHVMTVLMVLVGASSMSARERALRRSQDTERKLSLVFEGTRDAQVLYEIGADGEPRVLMANRAWLSAMAALRGGTGERDLLGRTVDENRRQVGGPAETAAAHRARMDEAITRGDVVVYEMTAPSPIGERSVLTTLVPMREGERTQYLLSTARDVTETRASERQLRESEVRFAAVSDATHEVQHLFVVGRDGELRLVHHNRAARELQQQLWPTLPHHASLGLSAEMLLRGWPGFTDTHLERNLGHARDASASGLLQRFEEPVVVGGDESWWEVTLLPITNEHGAVTHVLRSSVEISDRKRAEETARRFSADLERRVLERTAQLAMANTELEAFGYSLSHDLRAPLRSVEGFSRALLEDLEGGETAHARDHARRIHQAALRMQRLVDDLLRLSQLSTQLIERTMVDVSAMAGEIAREIGAAQPARQVAVTIDPGMRSRADARLVAIALHNLLDNAWKYTARRDDGAVHVGHIRDEAETRIFVRDNGVGFDPRYAARLFTPFQRLHKPEEFEGAGIGLATVHRVIAAHGGRVWAESAPGEGATFWFTLEPDPRAATPTG from the coding sequence GTGAGCGACGACAGGACCACGCCGCAGGTGCGATCCCTGCTCCTCGCGAACCTGCTGACGTTCCTCGCCAGCGTGACGGGCGTCGCCTACGGCCTGTTCATCGCGCGGCCCGAGGACAACGTCGTCGCGATCGCGTGGCCGGCGAGCGCGGTGGCGTTCACAGTGATTGCGCTCTACGGCTGGCGCCTCTTCCCCGGGGTGGCCGCGGGAACGTTTGTCGCCGCCATTCTCGACAAGCAGCCGCTCGTTGGGGCGTTGGCGTTGATGCTGCCGACCGCCATCGAGGTCGCGATTGCGCGCGCACTGATCCGACCGTCCCGCATCGACCTGCAATTCCGCAGCAGCGGCGATTCAATCCGCCTGGCGCTGATCGCCGCACTGGGCAGCATGGGCGGCGCGGCGTGCGGGGTGCTGATCCTGTTCGTCCTGGGCGAACTGCCGCGCGATGGCATGCTCCGGGCGTTCGGGTCCTGGTCGCTCGGCGACGCGATCGGAATCCTCGCGTTCGGCCCGCCGCTGCTGCTCTGGCTGCAGAACCGGGATCCCATCGCGCGGCCGCGGCGCCTCGAGTTCGCGGCGATGATCGCCGGCACGCTGTTCCTGAGCGGGTTCGTGCTCTTCTCGTACGAACTCGGGACTTCGTCACGTGTGGTGGCGATGTGGATCGCGCTCTTCCCGATGCTGCTGTGGATGAGCGTTCGCGCCGAACTGCGGGTGGCTGCGGTGCTCGTGGCCGTGTTGACCATCGCGGCGACCCTCGGTGTGTGGCACGGGACCGGAGCGCTCGCCAGCCCGAGCGGCGCTGTGCGAGTGGTCGACGTGCAGGCCTTCCATGTCATGACGGTACTCATGGTCCTGGTGGGCGCGTCGTCGATGTCGGCGCGAGAACGCGCGTTGCGCCGGTCGCAGGACACCGAACGCAAGCTCTCACTGGTGTTCGAGGGGACGCGCGACGCACAGGTACTCTACGAGATCGGCGCCGACGGCGAGCCGCGCGTGCTGATGGCCAACCGTGCCTGGCTTTCGGCAATGGCTGCACTCCGGGGCGGCACGGGCGAGCGCGACCTCCTCGGCCGCACGGTCGACGAGAATCGCCGGCAGGTCGGGGGTCCTGCCGAGACGGCGGCAGCGCACCGTGCGCGGATGGACGAGGCCATCACACGTGGCGACGTGGTCGTGTACGAGATGACGGCGCCAAGCCCCATCGGGGAACGGAGCGTGCTGACCACGCTGGTGCCCATGCGTGAGGGTGAGCGCACACAGTACCTGCTCTCCACCGCCCGCGACGTCACCGAAACACGCGCATCGGAGCGACAACTGCGGGAGAGCGAAGTCCGCTTTGCCGCTGTGTCCGACGCGACACATGAGGTGCAGCACCTTTTCGTCGTTGGGCGCGATGGCGAGTTGCGCCTCGTGCATCACAATCGCGCCGCGCGCGAGCTGCAGCAGCAGCTCTGGCCCACCCTGCCGCACCACGCCTCGCTAGGGCTTTCGGCGGAGATGCTGCTGCGTGGCTGGCCGGGCTTCACGGACACGCATCTCGAGCGCAACCTGGGTCACGCGCGCGACGCCAGCGCGTCGGGACTCCTGCAGCGCTTCGAGGAACCGGTCGTCGTTGGAGGTGACGAGTCCTGGTGGGAGGTCACCCTGCTGCCGATCACGAACGAGCACGGGGCCGTCACGCACGTGTTGCGATCGTCGGTGGAAATTTCGGATCGCAAGCGCGCCGAGGAGACCGCGCGCCGTTTCAGCGCCGATCTCGAACGAAGGGTGCTGGAACGTACCGCGCAGCTGGCGATGGCCAACACGGAGCTGGAAGCGTTTGGCTATTCGTTGTCACACGACCTGCGTGCGCCGCTGCGGAGCGTCGAGGGATTCAGCCGGGCGCTGCTCGAGGATCTCGAGGGCGGTGAGACGGCGCATGCCCGCGATCACGCGCGGCGTATCCACCAGGCGGCCCTGCGGATGCAGAGACTGGTGGACGACCTGCTGCGACTCAGTCAGCTCTCCACGCAGCTGATCGAACGTACCATGGTCGACGTGAGCGCCATGGCCGGCGAGATCGCGCGTGAGATCGGGGCGGCACAGCCGGCCCGACAGGTGGCGGTGACCATCGACCCGGGAATGCGATCGCGCGCCGACGCGCGCCTCGTGGCGATCGCGCTCCACAACCTGCTCGACAACGCGTGGAAGTACACCGCGCGCCGCGACGATGGCGCGGTGCACGTTGGGCACATCCGTGACGAGGCCGAGACGCGGATCTTCGTGCGTGACAACGGCGTCGGGTTCGATCCTCGCTATGCCGCGCGCCTGTTCACCCCGTTCCAGCGCCTGCACAAGCCCGAGGAGTTCGAGGGCGCCGGCATCGGGCTCGCCACCGTGCACCGGGTCATCGCCGCGCACGGTGGTCGCGTGTGGGCCGAGAGCGCCCCGGGCGAAGGAGCGACGTTCTGGTTCACGCTCGAGCCGGACCCGCGCGCCGCCACGCCTACGGGCTGA
- a CDS encoding M28 family peptidase, which produces MSISRFVPMALAALVACERPSAAPRPFDGAQALEYVRQQLAFGPRVPGTEAAQKAGDWIVQMMRERADTVIEQRWTHVTASGDTVPMRNILARYRPELTDRVLYVAHWDSRPRSENASDTSQRHLPVPGANDGASGVALLIALGDLLVKAPPSIGVDFLFTDGEDYGTFGPPDTDVLVGAAYFAEHLPSPGYRPLFGVLWDMIGDRDLSIGKEGHSVEKAGDVVERVWRVAGELGYGQYFTPDNIGAITDDHVPLLAKGLPVIDVIDLAFPWHHTPDDTIDKVSSVSLKIVGDVAWALLSP; this is translated from the coding sequence GTGAGTATCTCACGTTTCGTTCCGATGGCCCTCGCCGCGCTCGTCGCCTGCGAGCGACCGTCAGCCGCGCCACGACCGTTCGACGGCGCACAGGCGCTGGAGTATGTGCGCCAGCAACTGGCATTCGGGCCGCGCGTGCCGGGCACGGAGGCGGCGCAGAAGGCCGGCGACTGGATCGTGCAGATGATGCGCGAGCGCGCGGACACCGTCATCGAACAACGATGGACGCACGTGACGGCGTCGGGCGACACGGTGCCGATGCGCAACATCCTTGCGCGCTACCGGCCAGAGCTTACCGACCGCGTACTCTACGTGGCGCACTGGGACAGCCGTCCGCGATCCGAGAACGCGAGCGACACGTCGCAGCGGCACCTGCCGGTCCCGGGCGCCAACGACGGCGCGTCGGGTGTCGCGTTGCTCATCGCGCTCGGCGACCTGCTGGTCAAGGCACCTCCCTCGATCGGGGTCGACTTCCTGTTCACCGACGGTGAGGACTACGGCACGTTCGGCCCGCCCGATACCGATGTCCTTGTCGGCGCCGCGTATTTCGCCGAGCACCTGCCATCGCCAGGATACCGGCCGTTGTTTGGCGTGCTGTGGGACATGATCGGCGATCGCGATCTCTCCATCGGCAAGGAAGGGCACTCGGTGGAGAAAGCCGGCGACGTGGTGGAGCGGGTCTGGCGCGTGGCGGGAGAGTTGGGCTACGGGCAGTATTTCACTCCGGACAACATCGGCGCGATCACGGACGACCACGTGCCGCTGCTGGCGAAGGGGTTGCCGGTGATCGACGTGATCGACCTCGCGTTCCCCTGGCACCACACGCCTGACGACACGATCGACAAGGTGTCGTCCGTCTCGCTCAAGATCGTGGGCGACGTGGCGTGGGCGCTGCTCAGCCCGTAG
- the sprA gene encoding cell surface protein SprA, which yields MDSLAHRLRDRLAALSDLRIELNTRLEAKAQQTKNERCATSVLFRAGFSCRAPYTPALDAQFNLRSSGGFTDRTNVDVDYDSQREFDGSNTISLSYRGKEKDILQQVEVGNVFFTPAPSRFITAGIPSGNFGLQAAARFGPVGVTAIAAQQKGNVIRDQVFHVGAGTIRTEQREIEDYQIEPRRFFFTIDPTLLGAEYPNIDILDGRAMQRLANALPDTVRPTRMFVYRLILGGQPPNPNGPRFQLIGDPLSRSGQVYELLREGVDYYIDPSLLWLALVRPLSLNNERLVVAYRFTVAGRDTTIARLGGTPDLEFETGKTQLAHLVWDPQVTPAQPAFRREIRSVYRLGGDDLRRETVQLRIVAGTSAEQEKPPGGFASTYLQLFGLAQVNNPASFDADNRLWPRPDDPNLLVAAVPGSRLFRDRFVVFPSLEPFARRGLARPSEVAANDTIYRTPSEYIYSAQHPQSFYRLAARYDVSGGSAGTIALNSVQIRPGSERLALEGRALVKGVDYEIDYELGRVVLLRPDTLARVTRRLVVRYEENPLFATVPTSILGVSSLWNFGSGHLAFTAISQSQRTTFTRPSLGLEPQAAVVAGLSGVIGWELPRLSRLLFRPRDPTAPPPTTRLDVTAEVAVSQPRQRKGQQAYIFDFDNEGSVNVNLLDAQWLLGSQPALGRVLGARVGASTLDTMRATSLAWQNSGTGLDGRLVQFTIQDIDPQAALAGTGIAAVEQILWLSLYPLSIGGKYDATRNRYAWQTGSTLGGRRWRSIRTTFGVAGSGIDLSRGEHLEFWTLVDTSAVRRGRNPTLVFDFGDPSENTVAVGPDSVVVSGADSLYLGRHLEGYDRLDSERDPFSRAFNADVNDLGLAGDVIERLLVVRPPEPVVHSNVAICTVGRSRTRPLGDNQGNCTAHNGRLDEEDIDQDNALNFSAAERENERVRRFVVNLADTRAYTRVGKCGAVVRDVNGGIPADARLCWVHVRLPFGTPTDSTGGGPAIRRIRALRLTVVSGEQLDDAAFSMTPIARLRVAGAPWLKRADRPIEGVAGTRTSLTGTVIASTIGTQDRDTTRGIFYESPPGVTDAPDQSSSVFGSQQQQVNERSLRLLSTQLQVGARAEAFFRFPEGQRSFMGYRELRLWARGRGRGWGQVSDLQVFVKLGRDADNFYLYRAPASSGTTRAAWEPEVRVRFDRFYALRARLQEAFLRGDSTSSTCTGVDSVIIARSAPPMGLRARRLAACEDGYMVYTVDPAVTPPNLAAVQELAVGIIRVDSLRGTDPLFPADTAEVWVDDIRLADLVSTIGYAGEVSATLSAGDVGSLRVSMRRRDPNFRQLGEAPSFLTNDDLEVSATWRLDRSLPPGLGLAIPLTISHRASHAGPEFLTRSDIRGASVAGLRSPRERSTSIGINVRRTEAEGPWYLAALNNVVVDGSATLASHRTEYQDAALRDMRFGFDVASTGFFDTPAAPRPDAGGIPLNLLGATTMLRLSPSYVRVTSSLVSADDRRSAFLKPADAADDAETRVTSDQTLWQSSSVLEWKLLPAVTARWDVATVHDLRSYDGSSPNALAARRERGSLLGVDVGLERERTMTSSVTFAPAVQAWIRPRLALGSTYGMLRDPNNRSLAVSSDDPLGAPPALVRRTGNTQYLTAAATIDPGLGIGAWLGDSSAWARMARVIRPFDVTVTRNQLASYDGVPVAPGLGFQFGLGPVDGFRSLRGFVAANAGASTDYVVTNAFALGGGVSITQRAQRTVSRHWNRRGEDRTTRIEGEQQVFPDVALRWSGLPLALRGMFTSLGLTARALRARQEWTTPSDLRLASSEVRRSEQFSVPLTGNLVTVWGNVALSGTYAWSRRVDSLPGSLAKGRSSDLVTDIAKSFGLPAAWGLHSPLRARLSYQETLAENFVSNAAVVGARSRLTDNGRRAFNLNFDTDLSETMQFSLQASRVATFDRNFNRRIVQNILTAVFQMQFFAGASR from the coding sequence GTGGACTCGCTGGCCCACCGTCTCCGTGATCGCCTGGCCGCCCTCAGCGATCTGCGGATCGAACTGAACACCCGACTCGAGGCCAAGGCGCAGCAGACGAAGAACGAGCGCTGCGCCACGAGTGTGCTCTTTCGCGCCGGGTTCAGTTGTCGCGCGCCCTACACGCCGGCCCTCGATGCGCAGTTCAACCTGCGGTCGAGCGGCGGGTTCACGGACCGCACGAACGTGGACGTGGACTACGACTCTCAGCGCGAGTTCGACGGGTCGAACACGATTTCGCTGTCGTACCGCGGAAAGGAGAAGGACATCCTGCAGCAAGTGGAAGTCGGCAACGTGTTCTTCACGCCGGCGCCGTCGCGCTTCATTACGGCCGGGATTCCGAGTGGCAACTTCGGGTTGCAGGCGGCCGCGCGGTTCGGACCGGTGGGCGTTACCGCGATCGCCGCGCAGCAGAAGGGCAACGTGATCCGTGACCAGGTGTTTCACGTCGGCGCCGGCACGATTCGCACGGAGCAGCGCGAGATCGAGGACTACCAGATCGAGCCGCGACGATTCTTCTTCACGATCGACCCCACGCTGCTGGGCGCCGAGTATCCGAACATCGACATCCTCGACGGCCGGGCGATGCAACGGCTGGCGAATGCCCTGCCAGACACGGTGCGGCCGACGCGCATGTTCGTGTATCGCCTGATCCTCGGGGGCCAGCCGCCCAACCCCAATGGCCCGCGCTTCCAGCTGATTGGTGATCCGCTCTCGCGCAGCGGCCAGGTCTACGAACTCCTGCGCGAGGGCGTGGACTACTACATCGACCCGTCGCTCCTGTGGCTCGCGCTCGTGCGGCCGCTGTCGCTCAACAACGAGCGACTGGTGGTCGCGTATCGCTTTACGGTGGCCGGCCGCGACACCACGATTGCCCGGCTTGGCGGGACGCCGGACCTCGAGTTCGAGACCGGCAAGACGCAGTTGGCGCACCTGGTGTGGGATCCGCAGGTGACCCCTGCACAGCCGGCGTTCCGGCGCGAGATCCGTTCGGTGTACCGCCTGGGTGGCGACGACCTGCGCCGCGAGACGGTGCAGCTGCGCATCGTGGCCGGGACGAGCGCCGAGCAGGAGAAACCTCCCGGCGGCTTCGCATCGACATACCTGCAGCTCTTTGGACTCGCCCAGGTGAACAACCCCGCGAGCTTCGACGCCGACAACAGGCTGTGGCCGCGTCCCGACGATCCGAACCTGCTGGTCGCGGCGGTTCCCGGGTCACGTCTCTTTCGTGACCGCTTCGTGGTGTTCCCGTCGCTCGAGCCCTTCGCGCGCCGCGGCCTCGCGCGGCCGAGCGAAGTGGCGGCCAATGACACGATCTACCGGACGCCGAGTGAATACATCTACTCGGCGCAGCACCCCCAGTCGTTCTACCGGCTCGCGGCGCGCTACGACGTGTCGGGTGGGTCGGCGGGCACCATCGCGCTCAACTCGGTGCAGATCCGGCCGGGAAGCGAGCGACTGGCCCTGGAGGGCCGCGCGCTCGTCAAGGGCGTGGACTACGAGATCGATTACGAGCTGGGGCGCGTGGTGCTCCTGCGGCCGGACACGCTTGCCCGCGTGACGCGCCGGCTGGTGGTCCGATACGAGGAAAATCCGCTGTTCGCGACCGTGCCGACCTCGATCCTGGGTGTGTCGTCGCTGTGGAACTTCGGATCAGGACACCTGGCCTTCACGGCGATCTCGCAGTCGCAGCGCACGACCTTCACTCGGCCCTCGTTAGGCCTGGAGCCGCAGGCGGCGGTCGTGGCGGGACTCTCGGGCGTGATCGGCTGGGAGCTTCCCCGACTGTCGCGGCTCCTCTTCCGGCCGCGCGACCCGACGGCGCCGCCGCCCACCACGCGCCTCGACGTGACCGCCGAAGTCGCCGTTTCACAACCGCGACAACGCAAAGGCCAGCAGGCCTACATCTTCGACTTCGACAACGAGGGCAGCGTCAATGTGAACCTGCTCGATGCGCAGTGGCTGCTCGGGTCGCAGCCGGCGCTCGGTCGCGTGCTCGGTGCGCGAGTCGGCGCCAGCACCCTCGACACGATGCGTGCGACGTCGCTGGCCTGGCAGAACTCGGGCACCGGGCTGGACGGGCGCCTGGTGCAGTTCACGATCCAGGATATCGACCCGCAGGCCGCGCTCGCCGGCACCGGCATTGCGGCTGTAGAGCAGATCCTCTGGCTCTCGCTCTATCCTCTGTCGATCGGTGGCAAGTACGACGCGACGCGGAATCGCTACGCGTGGCAAACCGGATCCACCCTGGGCGGGCGCCGTTGGCGCTCGATCCGGACCACGTTCGGTGTGGCCGGGAGCGGCATCGACCTGTCCCGCGGCGAGCACCTCGAGTTCTGGACGCTGGTCGATACCTCGGCAGTGCGCCGGGGACGCAACCCGACGCTGGTGTTCGACTTCGGCGATCCGTCGGAGAACACCGTGGCCGTGGGCCCCGACAGCGTCGTCGTCAGCGGCGCGGACTCCCTGTACCTCGGACGTCACCTCGAAGGCTATGATCGCCTCGACAGCGAACGGGATCCGTTCTCCCGCGCCTTCAACGCCGACGTGAACGACCTTGGCCTTGCCGGCGACGTGATCGAACGGCTGCTGGTCGTGCGTCCGCCGGAGCCGGTCGTGCACTCCAACGTGGCGATCTGCACCGTCGGTCGCTCCCGCACGCGACCACTCGGCGACAATCAGGGCAACTGCACGGCGCACAACGGGCGGCTCGACGAGGAGGACATCGACCAGGACAACGCCCTGAACTTCAGTGCGGCCGAGCGCGAGAACGAGCGTGTGCGGCGGTTCGTGGTGAACCTCGCCGACACGCGCGCCTACACACGCGTCGGCAAGTGCGGGGCCGTCGTGCGCGACGTGAACGGTGGCATCCCGGCCGATGCACGACTGTGCTGGGTGCACGTGCGGCTCCCGTTCGGCACGCCGACGGACTCCACCGGAGGTGGTCCGGCGATCCGACGCATTCGCGCGCTGCGCCTCACCGTGGTGTCCGGCGAACAGCTCGATGACGCGGCCTTTTCGATGACACCGATCGCCCGTCTGCGCGTGGCCGGAGCGCCGTGGCTCAAGCGCGCGGATCGACCGATCGAGGGCGTGGCCGGGACACGCACGTCGCTGACCGGCACCGTCATCGCGTCCACGATCGGCACGCAGGACCGGGACACCACGCGCGGCATCTTCTACGAATCGCCGCCCGGCGTCACTGACGCTCCCGATCAGTCCTCATCGGTGTTTGGCAGCCAGCAGCAGCAGGTCAACGAGCGTTCGCTTCGGCTCCTGTCCACGCAGCTGCAGGTCGGCGCGCGCGCCGAGGCGTTCTTCAGGTTTCCTGAGGGACAACGGAGCTTCATGGGCTACCGGGAACTGCGCCTGTGGGCCCGGGGCCGTGGACGCGGGTGGGGGCAGGTGAGCGACCTGCAGGTGTTCGTGAAGCTCGGCCGCGACGCCGACAACTTCTACCTCTACCGCGCGCCGGCCTCGTCAGGCACGACGCGCGCGGCGTGGGAGCCCGAGGTGCGCGTGCGCTTCGACCGCTTCTATGCGTTGCGGGCGCGCCTGCAGGAGGCCTTCCTTCGCGGCGACTCCACGTCGAGCACCTGCACCGGCGTCGACTCGGTGATCATTGCGCGCAGCGCACCACCGATGGGGTTGCGAGCGCGCCGACTGGCCGCGTGTGAAGACGGATACATGGTGTACACGGTGGACCCAGCCGTGACACCGCCCAACCTTGCGGCGGTGCAGGAGCTGGCCGTGGGCATCATTCGCGTGGATTCACTGCGCGGCACCGACCCGCTGTTTCCGGCCGACACCGCCGAGGTGTGGGTGGACGACATCCGCCTGGCGGACCTCGTCAGCACGATCGGGTACGCCGGGGAGGTGAGCGCCACGCTGAGCGCCGGCGATGTCGGATCGCTCAGGGTGTCGATGCGGCGGCGAGACCCAAACTTCCGGCAACTGGGCGAGGCGCCGTCATTCCTCACCAACGACGACCTGGAGGTCTCGGCGACGTGGCGGCTGGATCGCTCGCTGCCACCGGGCCTCGGACTCGCGATCCCGCTCACCATCTCGCATCGCGCGTCACACGCGGGCCCCGAGTTCCTCACACGGAGTGACATTCGCGGCGCCTCCGTGGCCGGGCTCCGCTCGCCGCGCGAGCGCAGTACCAGCATCGGCATCAACGTCCGGCGTACCGAGGCCGAAGGTCCGTGGTATCTCGCCGCGCTGAACAACGTCGTCGTCGACGGCTCCGCGACGCTCGCCAGCCACCGGACCGAATACCAGGACGCGGCGCTGCGCGACATGCGTTTCGGGTTCGACGTGGCGAGTACGGGGTTCTTCGATACCCCCGCGGCGCCGCGACCCGACGCGGGAGGCATTCCCCTGAACCTCCTCGGCGCTACCACGATGCTACGGTTGTCACCCAGCTACGTGCGCGTGACCTCGTCGCTCGTCTCCGCGGACGATCGGCGATCTGCGTTCCTCAAGCCGGCCGATGCCGCTGACGATGCCGAGACGCGCGTCACCAGCGACCAGACGCTCTGGCAGTCGTCGAGCGTGCTCGAGTGGAAGCTGCTGCCGGCGGTCACGGCCAGATGGGATGTGGCGACGGTGCACGACCTCCGGAGCTACGACGGATCGTCGCCGAATGCGCTCGCTGCGCGACGCGAGCGGGGGAGCCTGCTCGGCGTCGACGTTGGGCTCGAGCGTGAGCGCACGATGACGAGTTCCGTCACCTTTGCTCCGGCGGTCCAGGCGTGGATCAGGCCCCGCCTGGCCCTGGGCTCCACCTACGGCATGCTCCGCGACCCGAACAACCGCTCGCTCGCCGTGTCGTCCGATGACCCACTCGGTGCACCGCCGGCACTCGTCAGGCGCACAGGGAACACGCAGTATCTCACGGCCGCGGCGACGATCGATCCGGGGCTCGGCATCGGTGCGTGGCTCGGCGACAGCTCCGCCTGGGCCCGAATGGCACGGGTGATCCGACCGTTCGATGTGACCGTGACGCGGAACCAGCTGGCCTCATACGACGGCGTCCCCGTGGCCCCCGGACTCGGCTTTCAGTTCGGCCTCGGCCCTGTCGACGGTTTCCGTTCACTGCGCGGGTTCGTCGCGGCCAATGCCGGAGCCAGTACCGACTACGTCGTGACCAACGCCTTCGCGCTGGGCGGCGGCGTGTCAATCACCCAGCGCGCGCAACGGACCGTGAGCCGCCACTGGAATCGCCGCGGCGAGGACCGCACGACGCGCATCGAAGGGGAGCAGCAGGTCTTTCCGGATGTTGCCCTGCGTTGGAGCGGCCTGCCGCTCGCACTGCGCGGCATGTTCACGTCTCTCGGGCTCACGGCGCGCGCCCTGCGCGCCCGACAGGAGTGGACCACGCCGAGCGACCTGCGGTTGGCGAGCAGCGAGGTGCGGCGGTCAGAACAATTCAGCGTGCCGCTGACCGGCAACCTGGTGACCGTGTGGGGCAATGTCGCGCTCAGTGGCACGTACGCCTGGTCGCGTCGTGTGGACTCGCTCCCCGGCAGCCTGGCCAAGGGACGTTCGAGCGATCTGGTGACGGACATTGCGAAGTCCTTCGGGCTCCCCGCCGCCTGGGGCCTGCACTCTCCCCTGCGAGCGCGCCTGTCCTACCAGGAGACGCTGGCCGAGAACTTCGTGTCGAACGCCGCGGTCGTTGGCGCGCGCAGCCGGCTCACCGACAACGGGCGGCGCGCCTTCAACCTCAACTTCGACACCGATCTCTCGGAGACCATGCAGTTCAGCCTGCAGGCCTCACGTGTCGCCACCTTCGATCGGAACTTCAACCGCCGGATCGTGCAGAACATATTGACCGCAGTCTTTCAGATGCAGTTCTTCGCCGGAGCCAGCAGGTGA
- a CDS encoding LptF/LptG family permease — MKILHKYVLREHLGPLLFAVSALTSLMLLNYIAKRLGDLVGKGLSWQVVTEFFLLSLPFTVAMTLPMAVLVAVLYAFSRLAAENEITAMKANGVSMRRIMLPVLGWGFVFTLGMIAFNDRILPLTNHRLRTLQADIARKKPSFAIREQIINEVSPGQFFLRTNHLDPATNKMRDVTIYDLSDVLRRHTIYADSGEMAFAGNGNDLKLTLYNGFIQEVPKEEPTKMQRLYYLVDEIRVKGVANAFERDSSDTYKSDREMSVCELQGEVARAEQDFFRARERYDRALEVARKNPNGHVEVVTNATAPTPDQRAPRRARVGSLGRSYCDAMQLVDTLAVPWVRRQAQRVAMAVLPGTAYAQSSQGQDTVKARQDSVRRADSLKAAQRVDSLRADSASARRDSTALVPPVVPGAMPPTTIPGLIVTPQGDTIYPGVSAPPTAVMPDPLGIAPSTGLAPTVPASVEMETARSEMLRWRAQINQYAVEIHKKFAISAACTVFVLLGAPLALRFPRGGVGLVIGVSLIVFALYYVGLIAGESLSDRDILPPSLSMWAANIVFTLAGLILVARMERDGGTARGADASEMFGALRRFGRRLAFRKGDA, encoded by the coding sequence GTGAAAATACTCCACAAGTACGTCCTTCGAGAGCATCTGGGACCCTTACTGTTCGCCGTCTCGGCGCTCACGTCCCTGATGCTGCTCAACTACATCGCCAAGCGTCTTGGGGACCTCGTCGGCAAGGGGCTCTCCTGGCAGGTGGTCACCGAGTTCTTCCTCCTGTCCCTGCCCTTCACCGTGGCCATGACGCTGCCGATGGCCGTGCTGGTCGCTGTGCTCTACGCGTTCTCACGCCTGGCCGCCGAGAACGAGATCACGGCCATGAAGGCGAACGGCGTCTCCATGCGCCGGATCATGCTCCCCGTGCTCGGCTGGGGTTTCGTGTTCACGCTCGGCATGATCGCGTTCAACGATCGCATCCTCCCGCTGACCAACCACCGGCTGCGGACGTTGCAGGCCGACATCGCCCGAAAGAAGCCTTCGTTCGCCATTCGGGAGCAGATCATCAACGAGGTGTCACCGGGACAGTTCTTTCTGCGCACCAACCATCTCGATCCCGCCACCAACAAGATGCGGGACGTCACCATCTACGACCTCAGCGACGTCCTGCGCCGTCACACCATTTACGCCGATAGCGGCGAGATGGCCTTTGCCGGCAACGGAAACGACCTCAAGCTCACGCTGTACAACGGCTTCATCCAGGAAGTCCCCAAGGAAGAGCCGACCAAGATGCAGCGGCTCTACTATCTCGTGGACGAGATTCGCGTGAAAGGCGTCGCCAACGCGTTCGAGCGTGATTCGAGCGACACCTACAAGAGCGATCGCGAGATGTCGGTGTGCGAGCTGCAGGGCGAGGTGGCGCGCGCCGAACAGGACTTCTTTCGCGCGCGCGAGCGCTATGATCGCGCCCTCGAGGTCGCGCGCAAGAATCCCAATGGACACGTGGAAGTCGTGACCAACGCGACCGCGCCGACACCGGACCAACGTGCCCCGCGTCGCGCACGCGTGGGATCCCTCGGCCGATCGTACTGCGATGCCATGCAGCTCGTCGATACGCTCGCCGTTCCCTGGGTCAGGCGACAGGCGCAACGCGTGGCCATGGCCGTGTTGCCCGGGACCGCATACGCGCAGTCCTCGCAGGGGCAGGATACCGTGAAAGCGCGTCAGGATTCGGTGCGCCGAGCCGACTCCCTCAAGGCGGCGCAGCGCGTCGACTCGCTGCGTGCCGACAGCGCAAGCGCCCGTCGCGATTCGACCGCCCTGGTACCGCCGGTGGTTCCGGGGGCCATGCCGCCCACGACGATCCCGGGCCTCATAGTCACACCGCAGGGCGACACCATCTACCCCGGCGTGTCCGCGCCTCCGACCGCCGTCATGCCCGATCCGCTGGGGATCGCGCCGTCGACCGGACTCGCCCCCACCGTCCCGGCTTCTGTCGAGATGGAGACCGCACGCAGTGAGATGCTTCGCTGGCGCGCACAGATCAATCAGTACGCGGTGGAGATCCACAAGAAGTTCGCGATCTCCGCGGCATGCACCGTGTTTGTGCTGCTGGGCGCGCCGCTCGCGCTTCGGTTCCCGCGAGGCGGCGTGGGGCTCGTGATCGGCGTGAGCCTCATCGTGTTTGCGCTGTACTACGTTGGGCTCATCGCCGGAGAGTCGTTGTCCGATCGCGACATCCTGCCGCCCTCGCTGTCGATGTGGGCGGCCAACATTGTGTTCACGCTGGCCGGGCTGATCCTGGTGGCGCGCATGGAGCGCGACGGCGGCACCGCGCGCGGCGCCGATGCGTCGGAGATGTTTGGGGCCCTGCGCCGGTTTGGCCGGCGACTCGCGTTCCGCAAGGGGGACGCCTGA